In the Parasteatoda tepidariorum isolate YZ-2023 chromosome 3, CAS_Ptep_4.0, whole genome shotgun sequence genome, one interval contains:
- the LOC107445155 gene encoding actin maturation protease (The sequence of the model RefSeq protein was modified relative to this genomic sequence to represent the inferred CDS: added 60 bases not found in genome assembly): MENNGVRTKQTSIPPPPPPPPPSFLKNSKCTDLRTKIVNSGNCLNANEQTSRLKYVFRDTDLLIVSYCNSVHSIIQEGPSCGIVALSMASQFFNNIDTSDILACAKKFNFSRSGEVFSAYNMSELASLLLDCDAFVINDLKNNVHMILSHICKGLPVLMPYDADKNHEPGFNNGRCAHWAVISGLCFQLQKDEDLNYDLMSSGLKVHIVSTEMLNEELLSNASNVHVYAYQGKSKHLGVWDLNTLISSNNNMHEVTQKYGIEELVLPAGDTLSELRDKAVLLKKKFFK; this comes from the coding sequence CCTCCTTCATTTCTGAAGAATTCAAAATGTACAGATTTAAGGACAAAAATTGTCAATTCAGGTAATTGTTTAAATGCCAATGAACAGACCTCCCGCCTCAAATATGTCTTTCGTGACActgatttattaattgtatcCTATTGTAATTCTGTCCATTCCATTATACAAGAAGGGCCCAGTTGTGGCATCGTTGCATTATCCATGGCTagtcaatttttcaataatatcgaTACATCTGACATACTCGCGTGtgctaagaaatttaatttttcaagatcTGGTGAAGTCTTTTCGGCTTATAATATGTCTGAACTTGCTTCTCTATTGTTAGACTGTGATGCATTTGTgataaacgatttaaaaaacaatgtgcATATGATTTTATCTCACATTTGTAAAGGTTTACCTGTGCTAATGCCCTATGATGCAGACAAAAACCATGAGCCTGGTTTTAATAATGGTAGGTGTGCACATTGGGCTGTGATTAGTGGACTCTGTTTCCAGTTACAAAAAGATgaagatttaaattatgatttaatgtcTTCTGGTTTAAAAGTACATATTGTCAGTACTGAAATGTTAAATGAAGAACTTTTAAGTAATGCATCAAATGTACATGTATATGCTTATCAGGGTAAAAGTAAGCATTTGGGTGTATGGGATTTAAATACGTTGATAAGTAGTAACAATAATATGCACGAAGTTACTCAAAAGTATGGCATCGAAGAATTGGTTCTTCCAGCAGGGGACACCCTTTCTGAATTACGAGACAAAGCTGttctcttaaagaaaaaattttttaaataa